From a single Vespula pensylvanica isolate Volc-1 chromosome 24, ASM1446617v1, whole genome shotgun sequence genomic region:
- the LOC122636996 gene encoding presenilin homolog isoform X1: MHKVIKKQGNYYTNKNEYTSLMDGHVAESRSDDLSLVNERRKRRLRVENEQSGIGVPQVETRSATNLREYGTSVFACSSSRRRHFRYNEEEELKYGAAHVIKLFVPVSLCMLVVVTTISSVTFYTSKGMYLVYTPFHEDSPDTSTKVWQAFANSLILISIIVCMTVILIILYKYKFYKAIHLWLIISSLLLLSMFSVLYCEQVLKTYNIPMDLFTLGIVLWNFGMVGMICIHWQGPLQLQQAYLIFISALMALVFIKYLPEWTVWAVLAVISIWDLIAVLSPKGPLRILVETAQERNESIFPALIYSSTILYTFVNTVTYAGYVQATTMTATADSTDQETTVPSDTGTDEQNNPASGDAEEGGFTLEWIETHGDRSARRAQEVLENAVPSTDDSRLPQNLPAETQAQQVPIVQEERGVKLGLGDFIFYSVLVGKASSYGDWNTTLACFVAILIGLCLTLLLLAIFKKALPALPISISFGLTFYFATRVIVAPFADNLASVQVFI, encoded by the exons ATGCATAAAGTcataaaaaaacaaggaaactattatacaaataaaa ACGAGTACACGAGCCTGATGGACGGTCACGTTGCAGAGTCTCGTTCAGATGACCTAAGTTTGGTCAATGAACGGCGAAAGAGACGATTAAGAGTAGAAAATGAACAG TCAGGAATTGGAGTTCCTCAGGTAGAAACAAGATCTGCAACGAATTTAAGAGAGTACGGTACATCTGTATTTGCTTGTAGCTCTTCACGACGAAGACATTTTAGatataatgaagaagaagaattaaaatatggAGCGGCACATGTCATTAAACTGTTTGTACCTGTTTCTCTTTGTATGCTAGTAGTAGTGACTACAATCAGTTCTGTGACTTTTTACACGAGTAAAGGAATGTACCT AGTTTACACTCCATTTCATGAAGATAGCCCTGATACAAGTACAAAAGTTTGGCAGGCATTTGCCAATTCTTTAATACTCATAAGTATCATAGTATGCATGACCGTGATacttattatcttatataaatataaattttacaaagcaATACACTTATGGTTAATTATAAGTTCCTTATTATTGCTATCAATGTTTTCTGTGCTTTATTGCGA GCAAGTTCTAAAAACATATAACATTCCAATGGATCTATTTACATTAGGAATAGTTTTATGGAATTTTGGGATGGTTGGAATGATATGTATTCATTGGCAAGGTCCCTTGCAACTTCAACAAgcttatttaatattcatttctgCTTTGATGgctcttgtttttattaagtatttaCCCGAATGGACAGTATGGGCAGTTTTAGCTGTAATAAGTATTTGGG ATTTGATAGCTGTTTTATCACCAAAAGGACCATTAAGAATTTTAGTGGAAACGGcacaagaaagaaacgaatcgattttcCCAGCTCTCATATACTCTTCAACGATTTTGTATACGTTTGTAAACACCGTGACTTATGCTGGATATGTACAAGCAACGACAATGACAGCAACAGCAGATTCTACGGATCAAGAAACAACTGTGCCTTCTGACACAGGAACGGATGAGCAAAATAATCCTGCATCAGGAGATGCAGAAGAAGGTGGTTTCACACTCGAATGGATAGAAACGCATG GGGATCGTAGTGCGAGACGTGCTCAAGAAGTGCTTGAAAATGCGGTACCATCGACAGACGATTCTAGACTACCTCAAAATCTTCCTGCGGAAACACAGGCTCAGCAAGTCCCTATTGTTCAAGAGGAACGTGGTGTCAAATTGGGCCTTGgtgatttcatattttatagcGTACTTGTTGGAAAAGCATCAAGTTATGGCGATTGGAATACAACTTTAGCATGCTTTGTCGCCATACTCAta ggACTCTGCTTGACACTGCTACTTTTGGCGATATTCAAGAAAGCATTACCTGCATTACCAATCTCCATTTCTTTTGGTTTAACATTCTACTTTGCTACAAGGGTTATCGTAGCACCATTCGCAGATAATTTAGCCAGCGTGCAAGTCTTCATTTAA
- the LOC122636996 gene encoding presenilin homolog isoform X2 — translation MSESDYDSADEYTSLMDGHVAESRSDDLSLVNERRKRRLRVENEQSGIGVPQVETRSATNLREYGTSVFACSSSRRRHFRYNEEEELKYGAAHVIKLFVPVSLCMLVVVTTISSVTFYTSKGMYLVYTPFHEDSPDTSTKVWQAFANSLILISIIVCMTVILIILYKYKFYKAIHLWLIISSLLLLSMFSVLYCEQVLKTYNIPMDLFTLGIVLWNFGMVGMICIHWQGPLQLQQAYLIFISALMALVFIKYLPEWTVWAVLAVISIWDLIAVLSPKGPLRILVETAQERNESIFPALIYSSTILYTFVNTVTYAGYVQATTMTATADSTDQETTVPSDTGTDEQNNPASGDAEEGGFTLEWIETHGDRSARRAQEVLENAVPSTDDSRLPQNLPAETQAQQVPIVQEERGVKLGLGDFIFYSVLVGKASSYGDWNTTLACFVAILIGLCLTLLLLAIFKKALPALPISISFGLTFYFATRVIVAPFADNLASVQVFI, via the exons aTGTCTGAGAGTGATTACGATTCGGCAGACGAGTACACGAGCCTGATGGACGGTCACGTTGCAGAGTCTCGTTCAGATGACCTAAGTTTGGTCAATGAACGGCGAAAGAGACGATTAAGAGTAGAAAATGAACAG TCAGGAATTGGAGTTCCTCAGGTAGAAACAAGATCTGCAACGAATTTAAGAGAGTACGGTACATCTGTATTTGCTTGTAGCTCTTCACGACGAAGACATTTTAGatataatgaagaagaagaattaaaatatggAGCGGCACATGTCATTAAACTGTTTGTACCTGTTTCTCTTTGTATGCTAGTAGTAGTGACTACAATCAGTTCTGTGACTTTTTACACGAGTAAAGGAATGTACCT AGTTTACACTCCATTTCATGAAGATAGCCCTGATACAAGTACAAAAGTTTGGCAGGCATTTGCCAATTCTTTAATACTCATAAGTATCATAGTATGCATGACCGTGATacttattatcttatataaatataaattttacaaagcaATACACTTATGGTTAATTATAAGTTCCTTATTATTGCTATCAATGTTTTCTGTGCTTTATTGCGA GCAAGTTCTAAAAACATATAACATTCCAATGGATCTATTTACATTAGGAATAGTTTTATGGAATTTTGGGATGGTTGGAATGATATGTATTCATTGGCAAGGTCCCTTGCAACTTCAACAAgcttatttaatattcatttctgCTTTGATGgctcttgtttttattaagtatttaCCCGAATGGACAGTATGGGCAGTTTTAGCTGTAATAAGTATTTGGG ATTTGATAGCTGTTTTATCACCAAAAGGACCATTAAGAATTTTAGTGGAAACGGcacaagaaagaaacgaatcgattttcCCAGCTCTCATATACTCTTCAACGATTTTGTATACGTTTGTAAACACCGTGACTTATGCTGGATATGTACAAGCAACGACAATGACAGCAACAGCAGATTCTACGGATCAAGAAACAACTGTGCCTTCTGACACAGGAACGGATGAGCAAAATAATCCTGCATCAGGAGATGCAGAAGAAGGTGGTTTCACACTCGAATGGATAGAAACGCATG GGGATCGTAGTGCGAGACGTGCTCAAGAAGTGCTTGAAAATGCGGTACCATCGACAGACGATTCTAGACTACCTCAAAATCTTCCTGCGGAAACACAGGCTCAGCAAGTCCCTATTGTTCAAGAGGAACGTGGTGTCAAATTGGGCCTTGgtgatttcatattttatagcGTACTTGTTGGAAAAGCATCAAGTTATGGCGATTGGAATACAACTTTAGCATGCTTTGTCGCCATACTCAta ggACTCTGCTTGACACTGCTACTTTTGGCGATATTCAAGAAAGCATTACCTGCATTACCAATCTCCATTTCTTTTGGTTTAACATTCTACTTTGCTACAAGGGTTATCGTAGCACCATTCGCAGATAATTTAGCCAGCGTGCAAGTCTTCATTTAA
- the LOC122636996 gene encoding presenilin homolog isoform X4, producing MDGHVAESRSDDLSLVNERRKRRLRVENEQSGIGVPQVETRSATNLREYGTSVFACSSSRRRHFRYNEEEELKYGAAHVIKLFVPVSLCMLVVVTTISSVTFYTSKGMYLVYTPFHEDSPDTSTKVWQAFANSLILISIIVCMTVILIILYKYKFYKAIHLWLIISSLLLLSMFSVLYCEQVLKTYNIPMDLFTLGIVLWNFGMVGMICIHWQGPLQLQQAYLIFISALMALVFIKYLPEWTVWAVLAVISIWDLIAVLSPKGPLRILVETAQERNESIFPALIYSSTILYTFVNTVTYAGYVQATTMTATADSTDQETTVPSDTGTDEQNNPASGDAEEGGFTLEWIETHGDRSARRAQEVLENAVPSTDDSRLPQNLPAETQAQQVPIVQEERGVKLGLGDFIFYSVLVGKASSYGDWNTTLACFVAILIGLCLTLLLLAIFKKALPALPISISFGLTFYFATRVIVAPFADNLASVQVFI from the exons ATGGACGGTCACGTTGCAGAGTCTCGTTCAGATGACCTAAGTTTGGTCAATGAACGGCGAAAGAGACGATTAAGAGTAGAAAATGAACAG TCAGGAATTGGAGTTCCTCAGGTAGAAACAAGATCTGCAACGAATTTAAGAGAGTACGGTACATCTGTATTTGCTTGTAGCTCTTCACGACGAAGACATTTTAGatataatgaagaagaagaattaaaatatggAGCGGCACATGTCATTAAACTGTTTGTACCTGTTTCTCTTTGTATGCTAGTAGTAGTGACTACAATCAGTTCTGTGACTTTTTACACGAGTAAAGGAATGTACCT AGTTTACACTCCATTTCATGAAGATAGCCCTGATACAAGTACAAAAGTTTGGCAGGCATTTGCCAATTCTTTAATACTCATAAGTATCATAGTATGCATGACCGTGATacttattatcttatataaatataaattttacaaagcaATACACTTATGGTTAATTATAAGTTCCTTATTATTGCTATCAATGTTTTCTGTGCTTTATTGCGA GCAAGTTCTAAAAACATATAACATTCCAATGGATCTATTTACATTAGGAATAGTTTTATGGAATTTTGGGATGGTTGGAATGATATGTATTCATTGGCAAGGTCCCTTGCAACTTCAACAAgcttatttaatattcatttctgCTTTGATGgctcttgtttttattaagtatttaCCCGAATGGACAGTATGGGCAGTTTTAGCTGTAATAAGTATTTGGG ATTTGATAGCTGTTTTATCACCAAAAGGACCATTAAGAATTTTAGTGGAAACGGcacaagaaagaaacgaatcgattttcCCAGCTCTCATATACTCTTCAACGATTTTGTATACGTTTGTAAACACCGTGACTTATGCTGGATATGTACAAGCAACGACAATGACAGCAACAGCAGATTCTACGGATCAAGAAACAACTGTGCCTTCTGACACAGGAACGGATGAGCAAAATAATCCTGCATCAGGAGATGCAGAAGAAGGTGGTTTCACACTCGAATGGATAGAAACGCATG GGGATCGTAGTGCGAGACGTGCTCAAGAAGTGCTTGAAAATGCGGTACCATCGACAGACGATTCTAGACTACCTCAAAATCTTCCTGCGGAAACACAGGCTCAGCAAGTCCCTATTGTTCAAGAGGAACGTGGTGTCAAATTGGGCCTTGgtgatttcatattttatagcGTACTTGTTGGAAAAGCATCAAGTTATGGCGATTGGAATACAACTTTAGCATGCTTTGTCGCCATACTCAta ggACTCTGCTTGACACTGCTACTTTTGGCGATATTCAAGAAAGCATTACCTGCATTACCAATCTCCATTTCTTTTGGTTTAACATTCTACTTTGCTACAAGGGTTATCGTAGCACCATTCGCAGATAATTTAGCCAGCGTGCAAGTCTTCATTTAA
- the LOC122636996 gene encoding presenilin-1 isoform X3, whose amino-acid sequence MHKVIKKQGNYYTNKNEYTSLMDGHVAESRSDDLSLVNERRKRRLRVENEQSGIGVPQVETRSATNLREYGTSVFACSSSRRRHFRYNEEEELKYGAAHVIKLFVPVSLCMLVVVTTISSVTFYTSKGMYLVYTPFHEDSPDTSTKVWQAFANSLILISIIVCMTVILIILYKYKFYKAIHLWLIISSLLLLSMFSVLYCEQVLKTYNIPMDLFTLGIVLWNFGMVGMICIHWQGPLQLQQAYLIFISALMALVFIKYLPEWTVWAVLAVISIWDLIAVLSPKGPLRILVETAQERNESIFPALIYSSTILYTFVNTVTYAGYVQATTMTATADSTDQETTVPSDTGTDEQNNPASGDAEEGDRSARRAQEVLENAVPSTDDSRLPQNLPAETQAQQVPIVQEERGVKLGLGDFIFYSVLVGKASSYGDWNTTLACFVAILIGLCLTLLLLAIFKKALPALPISISFGLTFYFATRVIVAPFADNLASVQVFI is encoded by the exons ATGCATAAAGTcataaaaaaacaaggaaactattatacaaataaaa ACGAGTACACGAGCCTGATGGACGGTCACGTTGCAGAGTCTCGTTCAGATGACCTAAGTTTGGTCAATGAACGGCGAAAGAGACGATTAAGAGTAGAAAATGAACAG TCAGGAATTGGAGTTCCTCAGGTAGAAACAAGATCTGCAACGAATTTAAGAGAGTACGGTACATCTGTATTTGCTTGTAGCTCTTCACGACGAAGACATTTTAGatataatgaagaagaagaattaaaatatggAGCGGCACATGTCATTAAACTGTTTGTACCTGTTTCTCTTTGTATGCTAGTAGTAGTGACTACAATCAGTTCTGTGACTTTTTACACGAGTAAAGGAATGTACCT AGTTTACACTCCATTTCATGAAGATAGCCCTGATACAAGTACAAAAGTTTGGCAGGCATTTGCCAATTCTTTAATACTCATAAGTATCATAGTATGCATGACCGTGATacttattatcttatataaatataaattttacaaagcaATACACTTATGGTTAATTATAAGTTCCTTATTATTGCTATCAATGTTTTCTGTGCTTTATTGCGA GCAAGTTCTAAAAACATATAACATTCCAATGGATCTATTTACATTAGGAATAGTTTTATGGAATTTTGGGATGGTTGGAATGATATGTATTCATTGGCAAGGTCCCTTGCAACTTCAACAAgcttatttaatattcatttctgCTTTGATGgctcttgtttttattaagtatttaCCCGAATGGACAGTATGGGCAGTTTTAGCTGTAATAAGTATTTGGG ATTTGATAGCTGTTTTATCACCAAAAGGACCATTAAGAATTTTAGTGGAAACGGcacaagaaagaaacgaatcgattttcCCAGCTCTCATATACTCTTCAACGATTTTGTATACGTTTGTAAACACCGTGACTTATGCTGGATATGTACAAGCAACGACAATGACAGCAACAGCAGATTCTACGGATCAAGAAACAACTGTGCCTTCTGACACAGGAACGGATGAGCAAAATAATCCTGCATCAGGAGATGCAGAAGAAG GGGATCGTAGTGCGAGACGTGCTCAAGAAGTGCTTGAAAATGCGGTACCATCGACAGACGATTCTAGACTACCTCAAAATCTTCCTGCGGAAACACAGGCTCAGCAAGTCCCTATTGTTCAAGAGGAACGTGGTGTCAAATTGGGCCTTGgtgatttcatattttatagcGTACTTGTTGGAAAAGCATCAAGTTATGGCGATTGGAATACAACTTTAGCATGCTTTGTCGCCATACTCAta ggACTCTGCTTGACACTGCTACTTTTGGCGATATTCAAGAAAGCATTACCTGCATTACCAATCTCCATTTCTTTTGGTTTAACATTCTACTTTGCTACAAGGGTTATCGTAGCACCATTCGCAGATAATTTAGCCAGCGTGCAAGTCTTCATTTAA
- the LOC122636992 gene encoding fibril-forming collagen alpha chain-like, producing MRRGYLDLAAGLLILQFLFLLPQVYSVKTRQRKHRLRQVQSQQPVNSDYSEYDYYDNYEDYEDKNETSSSSSIPPTNTNNSERRKETIDPTLSPFRSELPTDLSAPQTTTRFFDQEELHSTVETYNNHNQLATEIIPGESNHISSVAIPGPRGQPGRPGDSGRPGDAGFPGQPGTPGIPGPPGPPGPLPDVSLYYQQLALSQASEDKGPTDAAFRPEYYLQTNVGPVGPRGPAGPAGSPGPQGFQGLRGEPGEPGLPGAPGAPGPRGLPGLPGRDGEGGENGEIGPPGSPGPVGPRGLSGMPGLPGVKGHRGFPGLDGAKGEQGISGEKGSAGAPGPMGPIGPVGPVGPRGERGREGLSGPPGIRGINGLPGPPGQPGALGKPGPPGFPGNPGVKGDQGAQGPKGSQGLQGPRGEAGRPGQPGESGPQGLQGKDGISGEKGSPGTPGSVGLPGFPGSRGQPGIPGNPGLSGAKGMPGLPGERGFKGDAGTKGEQGAPGPRGFPGPPGPEGKRGKRGLHGPIGAPGSPGERGTPGIRGLPGSDGPMGPKGQPGDRGPTGPIGSKGTMGDPGRPGSPGIQGIRGITGRPGSPGKPGNVGERGIQGADGKPGEQGPQGPQGLPGSLGPPGEKGFPGEAGKDGEPGNPGPPGPRGDAGKEGSPGLQGPPGPPGSAGERGPQGLTGPRGFQGIPGISGNPGIPGKDGEVGVQGPPGPTGSAGNRGERGFPGERGLIGAPGLAGARGEPGIQGVDGPPGSPGLKGDMGHPGPPGLVGLPGIRGFPGESGQKGERGMMGPVGPEGPPGRIGERGPQGQVGLPGLPGEPAERGDTGLPGPPGETGAPGAQGERGPQGLQGLQGFPGQQGLIGLPGLKGDRGYPGSKGDQGNPGLAGSPGEVGPPGLTGLTGAKGIRGEPGPRGEVGSIGSPGPAGITGQPGLPGIAGPAGPPGLPGIKGNAGDTGRPGNPGSIGNPGIPGADGNKGESGAQGPPGLIGSQGPQGLPGERGLPGLPGPSGLVGARGIRGATGETGLPGKPGVEGPPGPPGLIGPVGPPGPIGEQGPEGPSGKPGPPGISGRPGDKGPPGAIGVEGPSGPPGIPGPPGKAGLSGPIGERGPKGEMGPQGVEGPQGARGKPGPVGIQGAKGERGDEGAKGAKGHRGFNGLQGLPGSPGIPGDKGIPGAPGLPGKEGEPGVRGNPGRDGNPGLIGLTGNPGPRGPPGEEGRHGLPGPPGPPGPPGPPGELGLGYDAASLAAFLGQSQTKGPDPLVGDEPARFFGKEITEEERKSLVLKAYEQLKSSFQKLIKPDGQKNSPAKTCRDLFVAYPEKTSGEYWIDPNEGDARDAILVYCDSEKHATCILPNPSRTGEINYIGEQQEVWLSEIGDAKIMYKADSNQISFLQLLSKHAQQNITYHCKNSVAYFDSERKSYRRSMKLLAWNDVEIMPRGNQRLRYDMIVDECRLRPDHWSQTIVSYNSDKPVRLPIIDVALRDIGLPDQIFSIEVGPACYQ from the exons ATGAGACGAGGGTACCTCGATTTGGCCGCTGGCCTTttgattttacaatttttattcttactacCCCAAGTATATTCGGTTAAAACGAGACAGAGAAAACATCGACTTAGACAAGTCCAATCTCAGCAACCAGTTAACAGTGACTACAGCGAGTACGATTACTATGATAATTATGAGGACTATGAGGATAAAAATG AAACATCGTCGTCTTCATCTATCCCCCCAACAAATACCAATAATTcag aacgtagaaaagaaacaatcgaTCCGACCTTGTCACCGTTTAGATCAGAACTACCTACCGATTTATCTGCACCCCAAACAACAACACGATTCTTCGACCAAGAAGAATTGCATTCTACGGTTGAAAcctataataatcataatcaa TTAGCGACGGAAATTATACCCGGAGAAAGTAATCATATAAGTTCAGTGGCAATACCTGGACCACGT GGACAACCTGGACGTCCAGGCGATAGTGGAAGACCGGGTGACGCAGGCTTTCCTGGACAACCGGGAACTCCTGGAATTCCAGGACCACCTGGACCACCTGGACCTCTACCTGAT GTGTCACTGTATTATCAACAACTTGCTCTATCTCAAGCGAGTGAAGATAAAGGTCCAACGGATGCTGCATTCAGGCCGGAGTATTATCTTCAAACAAACGTAGGTCCTGTTGGTCCCCGAGGACCTGCAG gacCAGCAGGTTCACCTGGTCCACAAGGTTTCCAAGGTCTTCGTGGAGAACCTGGAGAACCTGGATTACCAGGTGCACCAGGAGCTCCTGGTCCACGAGGTTTGCCAGGATTGCCAGGAAGAGAT GGTGAAGGTGGTGAGAATGGAGAAATAGGTCCACCGGGATCACCAGGACCAGTAGGTCCAAGAGGACTTTCTGGAATGCCTGGTCTACCAGGTGTAAAAGGACATCGTGGCTTTCCAGGATTAGATGGTGCTAAAGGTGAACAAGGTATATCTGGAGAAAAAGGATCTGCAGGAGCACCTGGTCCGATGGGACCTATAGGACCAGTG GGTCCTGTTGGTCCACGCGGAGAAAGAGGCAGAGAGGGATTATCAGGTCCACCTGGAATAAGAGGAATCAATGGTCTTCCTGGACCACCAGGACAACCT GGTGCTTTAGGTAAACCCGGTCCACCTGGGTTCCCAGGTAATCCTGGAGTTAAAGGAGATCAAGGAGCTCAAGGTCCAAAAGGAAGTCAAGGCTTACAAGGTCCACGTG GCGAAGCAGGACGTCCAGGACAGCCTGGAGAATCTGGTCCGCAAGGTTTACAAGGAAAAGATGGGATATCTGGTGAAAAAGGAAGTCCAGGAACACCTGGTTCAGTTGGTTTACCTGGCTTCCCTGGATCACGTGGACAGCCTGGTATACCAGGTAATCCTGGTTTATCAGGAGCTAAGGGAATGCCT ggATTGCCTGGTGAAAGAGGTTTTAAAGGTGACGCTGGAACAAAAGGAGAACAAGGAGCACCTGGTCCACGTGGTTTTCCAGGACCACCTGGTCCcgaagggaaaagaggaaaaagaggattaCATGGCCCGATAGGAGCACCTGGATCACCTGGTGAACGCGGCACGCCAGGAATACGTGGCTTGCCCGGATCCGATGGTCCTATGGGTCCTAAAG gtCAACCTGGTGATCGTGGACCCACAGGTCCAATAGGTTCGAAAGGAACAATGGGAGATCCAGGTCGTCCGGGATCTCCCGGAATACAG GGTATACGTGGTATAACAGGCCGTCCTGGTTCACCTGGTAAACCAGGTAATGTAGGGGAACGTGGAATTCAAGGTGCAGATGGAAAACCTGGCGAACAAGGTCCGCAAGGACCACAAGGTTTACCTGGATCATTAGGTCCACCAGGAGAGAAAGGTTTTCCAGGCGAAGCTGGCAAAGATGGTGAACCTGGTAATCCTGGACCACCTGGACCTAGAGGTGACGCAGGTAAAGAAGGTTCTCCAGGATTACAAGGACCACCAGGACCACCTGGCAGTGCTGGAGAAAGAGGACCTCAGGGATTAACTGGGCCTAGAGGTTTTCAG GGTATTCCTGGAATTTCTGGCAATCCTGGAATACCAGGTAAAGATGGTGAAGTGGGTGTTCAAGGACCTCCTGGTCCCACGGGTTCTGCTGGAAATAGAGGCGAGCGTGGTTTTCCCGGTGAAAGGGGATTAATTGGAGCACCAGGATTGGCAGGAGCTAGAGGAGAACCAGGCATTCAAGGTGTCGACGGGCCTCCTGGATCTCCTGGGCTTAAAGGAGATATGGGACATCCTGGTCCACCAGGATTGGTGGGTTTACCTGGAATACGTGGCTTCCCTGGAGAATCTGGACAGAAAGGTGAAAGAGGAATGATGGGTCCAGTTGGACCGGAAGGACCGCCGGGTCGTATTGGAGAACGGGGCCCGCAAGGTCAAGTAGGTCTTCCAGGACTTCCTGGAGAGCCAGCTGAAAGAGGAGATACAGGTTTGCCAGGTCCGCCAGGTGAGACAGGAGCTCCAGGTGCgcaaggagaaagaggaccTCAAGGTCTACAGGGATTGCAAGGATTTCCAGGGCAGCAAGGACTTATTGGACTTCCAGGCTTGAAAGGAGATCGTGGTTATCCAGGTTCGAAAGGAGATCAAGGGAATCCAGGATTAGCTg GTAGTCCAGGTGAAGTAGGACCACCAGGTTTGACGGGTCTAACTGGTGCAAAAGGAATACGAGGAGAACCTGGTCCTAGAGGAGAAGTAGGTTCTATAGGCTCTCCTGGACCAGCAGGCATAACCGGACAACCC ggATTGCCTGGCATAGCTGGTCCTGCAGGTCCACCTGGACTGCCTGGTATTAAAGGTAATGCTGGAGATACGGGAAGACCAGGGAATCCTGGTTCTATAGGAAATCCTGGCATTCCTGGTGCAGACGGAAATAAAGGTGAAAGTGGAGCACAAGGTCCACCAGGTCTGATAGGATCACAAGGACCGCAAGGTTTACCAGGAGAACGAGGTTTGCCAGGACTTCCTGGTCCATCGGGATTAGTAGGTGCTAGAGGAATACGCGGAGCTAct gGTGAAACAGGCTTACCAGGAAAGCCAGGAGTAGAGGGACCGCCTGGACCCCCAGGATTGATAGGTCCTGTTGGACCTCCTGGTCCTATTGGGGAACAAGGTCCCGAAGGACCTTCTGGTAAACCAGGTCCACCTGGAATAAGTGGTCGACCTGGTGACAAAGGACCACCAGGTGCTATTGGAGTAGAAGGACCATCTGGGCCTCCTGGTATACCT ggACCTCCGGGTAAGGCTGGATTATCTGGTCCTATCGGAGAACGTGGTCCAAAAGGAGAAATGGGACCACAAGGTGTAGAAGGACCAcag GGTGCTAGAGGAAAGCCTGGTCCAGTAGGTATACAAGGTGCAAAGGGTGAACGTGGCGATGAAGGTGCGAAAGGTGCTAAAGGACATCGTGGATTCAATGGATTACAAGGTTTACCTGGATCGCCAGGAATTCCTGGAGATAAAGGTATTCCAGGAGCGCCTGGTTTAccaggaaaagagggagaaccTGGTGTTAGAGGAAATCCTGGTAGAGATGGAAATCCTGGCTTGATTGGACTTACTGGTAATCCAGGACCAAGAGGACCTCCTGGAGAAGAAGGTCGACATGGATTACCAGGTCCACCTGGTCCACCAGGACCACCTGGACCTCCTGGAGAACTTGGATTAGGATATGATGCTGCCTCGTTGGCAGCTTTCTTAG GACAAAGCCAAACAAAAGGACCCGATCCATTAGTAGGCGATGAGCCAGCAAGATTTTTTGGTAAAGAAATTACGGAAGAGGAACGTAAAAGTCTCGTATTGAAGGCTTATGAGCAATTAAAATCGTCGTtccaaaaattaattaaaccgGATGGACAGAAAAATTCGCCAGCTAAAACTTGTAGAGATTTGTTTGTTGCCTATCCAGAAAAAACATCTG ggGAATATTGGATTGATCCAAACGAAGGTGACGCACGAGATGCGATCTTAGTTTATTGCGACTCTGAGAAACATGCAACGTGTATTTTACCAAATCCATCTCGTACAGGAGAGATTAATTACATCGGTGAACAGCAAGAAGTTTGGTTGAGTGAAATAGGAGATGCAAag atCATGTATAAAGCAGACAGCAATCAAATAAGTTTCTTGCAATTGCTTTCAAAACATGCCCAACAGAATATAACTTATCATTGCAAAAATAGTGTTGCATATTTTGATTCTGAACGAAAGAGTTATAGAAGAAGTATGAAACTTCTTGCTTGGAACGATGTTGAAATAATGCCACGTGGTAATCAACGTTTGCGATATGATATGATTGTAGATGAATGCAGA ttaCGTCCTGATCATTGGAGTCAAACTATTGTTTCATACAACTCGGATAAACCAGTAAGACTTCCTATAATAGACGTAGCTCTGCGAGACATTGGACTACCTGATCAGATTTTCTCTATCGAAGTAGGACCAGCTTGTTATCAATAA